The DNA segment attagaaaCGTATTTCAAAAatccaatattttttatttgaattgaacACCGATAATATTTTGGCAAAACTAGTGAGATTATGTTTTGGCGTAAAAATTGGCATGAACGCTAACATTGTTTGAAGAACTCATAACCAACCTTGTCAAATTCTTAGTTCTAAACAGAATAATCACAAGACAACGAACAAAGCTCCATACCAAAAAAAGCaacttattttcttttcctagagtagtaattgataaaataacagGAGACTGTAAAGATGGAAAAGAGTCTGACACTTCAAAACTTATTTAGCTTCCACGCAAGTCCTCTGGGCCACTAATTTCCTGCATATAGCAATTCGATCTTTCAAAACTTATATTGCTTCCTCACAGGTCCTCTGGGCCGTTAATTTCCTGCATATAACAATTCCATCCTCAGAACTAGAAGAAATTAGAATGACAACCTCACTTCCACAAATAAAATCCATATATAGTTAAATACCTTGTCCGCAATGACAGCACCATCTGGAACTTCCAGCTTTACATCAGGCTTTGCTACAATACTTACTTTACCCTGTCAAGGCACCACAAAAcatcagaaaataaaataatattagtttCATTAAAAATGACTCTTTTGGTCCctcttcttaatttttttagttccAATTCGGTCAGTGTATATTCTCTGTTAAACCAAATTGGTTCTTTCACTAATAATTCATTAATTTGGTCAAATTGGTGTTCTTCTAGTTTATGGCACTAACTAGGTGCTACATAATTAAACGTGTCGTGTCAACCAAAGTTTAATGGTGTTGAGGTGCTAAACTGACAAACCAAAAAGATATTTTAacctgttattttttttaaaattctacaaAGGATGGAATTTTAAAAAGATGAAACCAAACAAGTTACTCTTAATCATAATAATTGAGAACTTCACTAAAATAGTTTTAGCCTGGGTTAGTTTGGACAATATAGTTTGTCCTTATAGTTGTCCTTCACTTGGTTGCCAATAATTTCTTTCCTTGAATATTAGCCCCTTTAGTTTCATACCATAAAGTTTTTATCTCGATAAGTTAGATTATAGGCATGAAAAAGAGGATCGGGAATTCAGGATCATTTTTTTTGTAGGgactaaaattgaaataattgaaaaatataggGTTTAGTACCCAAACCGAATAATGAAAATCATAGGGACTAAACTCAAATGTTGAAGGTACCAAAAAACAGCACTGAACACCCAAAACGGAAGAACTAAAGTTAACTTCAACCATTAAATATTTACCTTATTTTCTTGGTGACATTCCAATTTTACttcaaaaattagaaaatttctAAACTTCAACAGAATTTTAATTAACATCCTAATTGTATACTATATCACTTTGGAACTGTGTGGTTCTATCATATTTTTGTCTAGTAAAGACATTTTAGAAGGTTAAGAAGGAGAATGTATATAAACTCCAAATGTAAAATTTTTGGACACCGGAACAGACTCCTTGTTGTCACCACATCAAATATTTACATGCTCTGGAACTCGGTGTTTCCATAATGGTTTTGTCttgaaaaaatgtttaaaagtGTTAAAGAGGGAGatctatatatataaactacTTTTGATCCTAACTCAAACAATGTGAGATTTTTGGATATATACCGGAACAAtaataaaagatttaaaaattgtATGCAGTTCTTTAGATACTTATGGGATTCTTATCCAATCAAATTGGAGTTTTACTTGGGTAATTCGCAAAAATAAATGTTTGCGTTAGAAAAGAACACTCTCAAGataaaactcttttaattggaGAATAATATCTAAAAGCACGTAAGGTACTGTATCTAAGCTTTATCCTTATAAAATACAAGTTTAACAATAACCATAACAAGAGAAACTTTTACGAAGGTTCTTGCATTAACCATAAGAGTATACAATTCTCTCATCCATAATTTAACCAAATTATATTGAGGGCAGAAATTTAAATAGTTATATAAGTATTCAGTTctagatatttttattattaaggtCAGTTTAACACTTAAAATTAAACACAATTTCAGCACAGACACTAAggataaaatcaaataccttgagGATAACACCAGCTCCAAACCAAACATCGCCAGCCACTTTAAGAGTGTCAAGCTCAACAATACTAGGAATTGACTTGAAGCGGCCCAAGAAGTTGCTAACCTGTGAAGGAGACCAAGAAATTTAGTATTATGGTTATCCTCTAAGACAAAGCAATAGTATCAATCTTAACCTTCTTAAATTCTGGTCCCAGTTCAATAGAAGGGTTTTCAGGATTTGTCCTAGCTTTGTTCCGAATGACAAATCCATTTTCCAAGGTGTAGAGGTCAGACTGAAGAAACAAAGACAACtaattatttcaaataaaatatatattcaagTAACATTGTGTGCCTTGCATCGGAAAAGTTTATAACCTGGACAAGAAGTAAATCTGAAGTTGCCTTCACTGGAAGGAATCGTGATCGAGGAACATTAATACCAATAGCCTTGTCAAAGAACTGTTAGAAATGATGTGAATATATTAGCACTGGAAGAAACTTATAGTAAAGAAGACTTCATTAATATGTTAATAAACACTGAGTACCCTTATTGCTGCACCAGCTGCAGTTTCCAGCTGAAGAACTTTTATTCCATCGACTTCCTACAAATCCACAAATTTAGTTAGTCAGCAATTTCCCAACCAAAAATCAATTATCAAACAACTAGCCCACAGTAGAGCATCCTAAAGAAGGAAATACAGGCTATCCGttgaaaaataacaaatttgaaCCTTTGGATTGGGAATAATTTCCATCTTAAGAGCATCAGCTTCAACAAGCCTTTTAACTGCGTTTAAGTTCACCCACCTATAGATTATTGTCAAAACATATGCATGAGTATACAATCTAAAACAATAAAGGCATTAACTAATAAAACTTACAAATTATTTGTGTTGAAAATTTTGAACTTCTCAATTGACTTGAATTCATTGACCTGCATTAAAGACAGAATTACATTTCAATGGAATAATTGGCAAATTTCTTCTCTCGTCTCCACCAAAGTTAAGACTTATCATCTATATTTACCACATGTTCCAGCTACCATAAATTGTATCAAAAGAATTGCAAAAGCAAGTATTGTCCCTTaccttttataaatattatatgatCAATGTGGATTTTGGATAattttttgtaagaaaatatGGTAGCAAATCCACAATTACAGTTCACAACTTCTTATCAACTGTTGGAAACTAAAAACATGTACTGCAATTGCATTGAGATATGAACTTCTTGTTATTACCAAAGCAACGGCCTCCAAATTGCATTGCCATAAAATAACTTGGTTGTCATCTTTATCCTTCAAACACTTTCTAGAGTGGAAAACTTGTGAGACTTCAATGAAAATGACCAAGAATGGtgctttctattttttttcactttctttttgaAAACGTGTATCAATTGATGTGACATCTCCAGTCAGATTATCAATACATAAGCATCAGCTAGCCTTAGCAACCATTAGTTAGACCacaaattaattaaatcaaacaaGCCAATACATTAATGCTTAATCACTACACTTATTCTTCGTAACattatatttacataaaataactaaataatttaCTTAAAACAATTGCCTATGCTCGGAAGAGCGAGATGAACCAAGAAAAAGAGACATATTTAGTGGCTTACATGTTCATCTTCAACTTGTGCGATTTCCAGGAGCTGCATAaaagaatcataaataaatGTCACTCAATAGCAAGGTTCTTGAGATTTCAAGGGTTTTTAATTTTCTCATTAAACCAAAAGGAGAAAGAGAGCGAGCATGAAAATTGAACTCTAGAtggattttcttttatttccttGAGATATAAATTACGGAAAGAATATATCACATAGAAGCAAGTTTACAGAGAGAGACTTGAAATTTTTCTATAAACTAGAACCAgaaataatgaaatgaaaacttGGTTGAACAGAAATGAAATCGGTAAGATTACATGCCTGAACTCTTTCTTCGTAAGAAATCAAAGTGCCACCCTTGACATCAGCCAATGTTTTGGGAGTCACCTGTAttagaaaaaaggaaaagaaaaaggatGAATGATGAagtctaaaaatataaattataagatAAAGACCATCTTTCCTTACCTCCATACAGTATTCATTCTTGTTCTGGATCAAATGATGCAAGATTTCTACATCAATGAGTCAAGTACAGTGATAGCACATAGAAACTTTTGTATGCATAAATAGTAAGCAATGTagtaaaaaatagttaaaaaaaacagaaagaaCCAATGAAAAATAAGGATACTCAAGTCAACTATAGCTCCCAAGTTATCTGAATTGGCAACAAATACATACTCTTTACCctgaaagaaaaaaaggaaaataaaaatatagttatgataataaatatgaaaaataaatacagtCCAACTAGAAACAAGTGAGCTCTAGAATCAACCTGGGACAATAGTGCATCAAGTTTGCCACTGTTAGATAGTGATGGGAAGACATCACCATGGCCGGGAGGGTACCTATCCATAGGAATTACACATAAGCCAAATTAGACTCTATTTGCAGATTGGCCCAATGCTAATTTGCTATCTTGAACACTTtccatttgaaaaacaaccaCAAATCATGGGTATCGCTTTCAACATAACCATATATAGTAGTACTTGGGTCTAAGACATAATAACATGAttacttttatgttttaaatgacATACAGCATATATTAAACTGTGACTAATTGTGTCCTACAATTTGTAATTGGGTTTAACAAAACAAACCTCATACTCATAGCAAGCTCTGCCTCAAAAAAAGTTTGAGGATGGCTGATATATGGGGCTTAAGTCGTGGATACAAGTGATGCAtaccagaaaaaaaaactcaaaactcAGTTGGATGAACCTCAAAAGGCGCATAATTGCTATAGTTCAGTTCAGTGTCAATAATGCGTTATTTATCCAAAAGGTAGAATGGAGGAACAAAAAGGATCTGAGGATATTTCTACATATTAATTGGTTAAATGAAGCTTATATGATTCCTTAGAATTTAGCCAACAAGATAAAAACTTAAAGGAGATATACAAGTTACTTCAGAAAACACTTATTTATGGGAGAAACCGTTAAATATATAGTTtccaatttttatattaaacctTGTTCTTCTTCTTGGGACCAATGCTATGTGAATTTATCCGTAGGTTTCTGCTATCAGCTATGCTCTtttcaaaaagagaaaatttataatattttactattttcgCAAATAAATAAACCCCTTCGAGAATAGGAGACAAAAATGACATCGTACAGAAACATAAGCAAGCAATCCATCAAAAATATGAACAGTCAGCAATGCCATGTTAAgacacatttgaaaaaagaaatagtAAATGTGATTGGTCAGGAGATAAATTTGAGCGTCAAAAATGACAAACCAATGCATATAGACCAGCTTAGATTTACGTCTAAATTATACATGCCATGTACCATTTTAGCATTGCTGATTcagaaaaaatagaagaaagatGTAAATCGTGTGAAAGTTTTGAAATCATTGCAATAATATAATCGAGTATAAAAATGCAAAAATGAAGTCATACATACCATCCGTCCTTGTCAGTGCGCCCTTTGGAAGGCAATGGCACAAAGTCCTCAACAACCAATCGAGGATACTGACTCTGCATAAATTAGTAATAGTGCAACAAAATatcaacataaataaatatcataGTCCAGAAAATCCATAATATAGTCAAACAAGAAATCAGAGTTACAGACCTGGTTAAAAGTATGAATCTCAATATTCGAGTTTTGGTATTTTTCAATAATCTACAAAAGTAAAATTGTTAGTTTACAAACAAATTCAGATAATAATTCTACTAGGCAAAGGGgataaataagaaataaagaGCGAGTACCTTTTGAGTGTCATCATGAGTGTTGAATGAATTCATCAAAAGCAAAGGAACATTGCTTCCGTATTTGGAATTGAGATTCTACATCATAAGTGTTGAATGAATTCATCAGCGGAAAGTCCACACAAGTGGGGGGGAAATAAAAACCAAGTAAAAGAAGGACTCGAGAATAACCTCAATTTGGATGACAATTAAATCTAGAAATGTCAACCCATCCCGAACTTCAATGACAGATCTGCATTTCATTTGCATATCAATTAGCCCATAAATACAGATACAGCTCGTCAGAAATGGCGATTTGAGAATATAATACTTCAGGTCATTTTGACTTGGCACAGGCCATCGAATTACTTTTCAACAAATTGAAAAGTAGGTcccctttattttattttgtaaaaggTGGCACACAGATAGCAGATGTGTTTTCAAACAAAACGCCATACACAATACAGATACCTACATCTAAATGCATTAACCGTATATATAACACATCTTTCGGATCATAATCAATTTAGAAAAACTGAAGATTAACAATCAATAAATATCATCTATATGATCCCAATCCTAACTCTCGACTAAAATTCGCTGGTGTCTAAAACAAAGAATAACATCTTATCAGGCATATAGGCATACTTAGGACCAGTGCAACCCATAGTTGTTCCCAAGCCTCCATTTAGCTTCAACACCGCGAGCTTGTCCAATAGATTCTTCACCTCCGAATCATCTGCACCAATTCCGTTCCATATAATAACACCGAACTCTATTAACAACATCAAATCCACTAAAGGAAACAACAAAACGCGACGATTCGTTACCGTCAGGAGTTGGCGCCAAAGTGTCGTAAGGCACAACCACTTCGTCCGTAGGCGTCTGGATCTTGCTCCATTCCACATGCTGCGCCTCGCCACTGCAACACATTTAAAAGCAAGATTAGCTGAGATCAACAACAAATAAGCACGAAATGCAGAAGAGGCCGCTCCATCTCGGAGATTGATTCACCTGAGATAGCGGCTGACGAGGTTGATGAATCCGCTCTTCTCGTTCTCACTGCACGGAACAAAACACGAATCAGATTCCGATCTTGCGAAAACGAAAACGAAGGAAATCAACAGTAGAGGATTGAAATTGAGAG comes from the Phaseolus vulgaris cultivar G19833 chromosome 8, P. vulgaris v2.0, whole genome shotgun sequence genome and includes:
- the LOC137825762 gene encoding UTP--glucose-1-phosphate uridylyltransferase, whose amino-acid sequence is MATATEKLSTLQPAVAGLNEISENEKSGFINLVSRYLSGEAQHVEWSKIQTPTDEVVVPYDTLAPTPDDDSEVKNLLDKLAVLKLNGGLGTTMGCTGPKSVIEVRDGLTFLDLIVIQIENLNSKYGSNVPLLLMNSFNTHDDTQKIIEKYQNSNIEIHTFNQSQYPRLVVEDFVPLPSKGRTDKDGWYPPGHGDVFPSLSNSGKLDALLSQGKEYVFVANSDNLGAIVDLKILHHLIQNKNEYCMEVTPKTLADVKGGTLISYEERVQLLEIAQVEDEHVNEFKSIEKFKIFNTNNLWVNLNAVKRLVEADALKMEIIPNPKEVDGIKVLQLETAAGAAIRFFDKAIGINVPRSRFLPVKATSDLLLVQSDLYTLENGFVIRNKARTNPENPSIELGPEFKKVSNFLGRFKSIPSIVELDTLKVAGDVWFGAGVILKGKVSIVAKPDVKLEVPDGAVIADKEINGPEDL